In the Grimontia kaedaensis genome, one interval contains:
- a CDS encoding acetate kinase translates to MSKLVLVLNCGSSSLKFAIIDAQSGDEHLSGLAECLHLPEARIKWKLDGKHEAQLGEGAAHKEALSFIVETILASKPELAENLGAIGHRVVHGGEQFTKSALICDSVLKGIEDAASFAPLHNPAHLVGIEAAKAAFPTLKNVAVFDTAFHQTMPEEAFLYALPYKLYKEHGIRRYGMHGTSHYFIAQEAAAQLDKPVEELNIINCHLGNGASVCAIKNGKSVDTSMGMTPLEGLVMGTRSGDLDPAIIFHLHDALGYSVEQINSMLTKESGLMGLTEVTSDCRFVEDNYGAKEEATRAMDVFCHRLAKYVASYTACLDGRLDAIVFTGGIGENSGPIRELVLNRLALLGVEVDQERNLKARFGGEGVITTDSSRVPAMVISTNEELVIAQDTARLAEI, encoded by the coding sequence ATGTCTAAGCTGGTTCTTGTTCTTAACTGCGGCAGCTCTTCGCTGAAATTCGCAATCATCGACGCACAATCAGGTGATGAGCACCTGTCAGGTCTGGCAGAATGTCTGCACCTGCCAGAAGCACGCATTAAGTGGAAATTGGACGGCAAACACGAAGCTCAACTGGGCGAAGGTGCTGCGCACAAAGAAGCACTGAGCTTCATCGTTGAAACCATTCTGGCTTCTAAACCAGAACTGGCTGAAAACCTTGGCGCAATCGGTCACCGTGTTGTTCACGGCGGCGAGCAGTTCACTAAGTCTGCACTGATCTGTGATTCAGTACTTAAAGGTATCGAAGACGCAGCAAGCTTCGCACCTCTGCACAACCCTGCGCATCTGGTAGGTATTGAAGCGGCGAAAGCAGCATTCCCTACCCTGAAAAACGTCGCGGTATTCGACACTGCGTTCCACCAGACCATGCCTGAAGAAGCGTTCCTGTACGCACTGCCATACAAGCTCTACAAAGAGCACGGTATCCGTCGTTACGGCATGCACGGTACTTCTCACTACTTCATCGCTCAAGAAGCAGCTGCACAGCTTGATAAGCCAGTTGAAGAACTGAACATCATCAACTGTCATCTGGGTAACGGCGCATCTGTGTGTGCAATCAAGAACGGTAAATCTGTAGATACCTCTATGGGTATGACTCCTCTTGAAGGTCTGGTAATGGGTACCCGCTCTGGTGACCTGGATCCAGCAATCATCTTCCACCTGCACGATGCACTGGGTTACAGCGTTGAGCAAATCAACAGCATGCTGACCAAAGAGTCTGGCCTGATGGGTCTGACCGAAGTGACTTCTGACTGCCGTTTCGTTGAAGACAACTACGGTGCGAAAGAAGAAGCAACTCGCGCAATGGACGTCTTCTGTCACCGTCTGGCGAAATACGTAGCTAGCTACACTGCATGCCTTGACGGCCGTCTGGACGCGATCGTGTTCACTGGCGGTATCGGCGAGAACTCTGGCCCAATCCGTGAGCTGGTTCTGAACCGTCTTGCTCTGCTGGGTGTTGAAGTTGACCAAGAGCGCAACCTGAAAGCTCGTTTTGGCGGCGAAGGCGTTATCACTACTGATAGCAGCCGTGTTCCAGCGATGGTTATCTCTACCAATGAAGAGCTGGTTATCGCACAAGACACTGCACGTCTGGCTGAAATCTAA
- the pta gene encoding phosphate acetyltransferase, with protein MLIPIGTGVGLTSVSLGVLRAMEQKGLRVSFFKPIAQPRHGDNQPDLTTTIIEANSDMKVAEPLTMANAEALIRTDQTDVLMEEIIARFKEATAEAEVALIEGLVPTRNHPFANQVNYEIAKTLDAEIVFITTPGTDNPAQLKERIEVAVSNFGGSKNSNIAGVVINKHGAPVDEQGRTRPDLSDIFDDNNAAKGSNVEVMEIFNSSPIRVLGCVPWSIDLIATRASDLAKHLNAEIINEGEINTRRIKGITFCARSIPNMVEHFRAGSLLVTSADRPDVIVAACLAAMNGLEIGALLLTGGYSIPEQLNGLCERAFQAGLPVFTTAGNTWQTSLNLQSFSLEVPADDKERVEFVQNHVAAHVDGNWIESLSEGAARVRRLSPPAFRYQLTELARKAAKRIVLPEGDEPRTVKAAAICAERKIAECVLLGNPEEIKRVADQQGVVLGSGVTIIDPEAVREQYVARLVELRKSKGMTEVVAREQLEDTVVLGTMMLEANEVHGLVSGAVHTTANTIRPPLQIIKTAPSASLVSSVFFMLLPDQVLVYGDCAINPDPNAEQLAEIAIQSADSAAAFGIEPRVAMISYSTGTSGQGADVEKVREATLIAQQKRPDLMIDGPLQYDAAIMENVAASKAPNSPVAGKATVFVFPDLNTGNTTYKAVQRSADLVSIGPMLQGMRKPVNDLSRGALVDDIVYTVALTAIQAKQAEDAEAVAE; from the coding sequence ATGCTCATTCCAATCGGCACAGGTGTCGGTCTGACCAGCGTTAGCCTGGGTGTACTGCGTGCGATGGAACAAAAGGGCCTTCGCGTCTCATTTTTCAAGCCTATCGCTCAGCCTCGCCATGGCGATAACCAGCCTGACCTTACAACAACCATCATCGAAGCAAACAGCGACATGAAAGTGGCAGAGCCACTGACCATGGCAAACGCTGAAGCGCTGATCCGTACCGATCAGACTGACGTGCTGATGGAAGAAATCATCGCCCGCTTCAAAGAAGCGACTGCTGAAGCAGAAGTCGCGCTGATTGAAGGTCTGGTACCTACCCGTAACCATCCGTTTGCGAACCAGGTTAACTACGAAATCGCAAAAACGCTGGATGCGGAAATCGTGTTCATCACCACTCCAGGTACTGACAACCCTGCGCAACTGAAAGAGCGCATTGAAGTTGCAGTATCTAACTTCGGTGGTAGCAAGAACTCAAACATTGCAGGCGTTGTGATCAACAAACACGGCGCACCGGTTGATGAGCAAGGTCGTACCCGTCCTGATCTGTCTGACATCTTCGACGACAACAATGCGGCGAAAGGCAGCAATGTTGAAGTGATGGAGATCTTCAACTCCAGCCCAATCCGCGTTCTGGGTTGTGTGCCTTGGAGCATCGACCTGATTGCAACACGTGCTAGCGATCTGGCGAAGCACCTGAATGCTGAAATCATCAACGAAGGTGAAATTAACACTCGCCGCATCAAGGGCATCACTTTCTGTGCGCGTTCAATCCCTAACATGGTTGAACACTTCCGCGCAGGTTCTCTGCTGGTGACTTCTGCTGACCGTCCTGACGTTATCGTTGCAGCGTGTCTGGCAGCGATGAATGGCCTGGAAATCGGTGCTCTGCTGCTGACTGGCGGCTACAGCATCCCAGAACAACTGAACGGTCTGTGCGAACGCGCATTCCAAGCTGGCCTGCCAGTGTTCACCACTGCGGGTAACACCTGGCAGACGTCTCTGAACCTGCAAAGCTTCAGTCTCGAAGTTCCAGCTGACGATAAAGAGCGTGTAGAGTTCGTTCAAAACCACGTTGCTGCACACGTTGACGGCAACTGGATTGAGTCTCTGTCTGAAGGCGCTGCACGTGTACGTCGCCTTAGCCCACCAGCATTCCGTTACCAGCTGACTGAGCTGGCTCGTAAAGCGGCTAAGCGTATCGTTCTGCCAGAAGGTGACGAGCCACGCACCGTCAAAGCAGCGGCCATCTGTGCTGAGCGTAAAATTGCGGAATGTGTGCTGCTGGGTAACCCAGAAGAAATCAAGCGTGTTGCTGACCAACAAGGCGTGGTTCTGGGCTCTGGCGTCACCATCATCGACCCTGAAGCAGTGCGTGAGCAGTACGTTGCACGTCTGGTTGAACTGCGTAAGAGCAAAGGCATGACCGAAGTGGTTGCGCGTGAGCAACTGGAAGACACCGTAGTACTGGGTACTATGATGTTGGAAGCGAACGAAGTACACGGTCTGGTATCTGGTGCGGTTCACACAACCGCAAACACCATCCGTCCACCGCTGCAAATCATCAAGACTGCGCCAAGTGCGTCTCTGGTATCTTCTGTGTTCTTCATGCTGCTGCCTGACCAGGTGTTGGTATACGGTGACTGTGCGATCAACCCAGATCCAAATGCAGAGCAACTGGCTGAAATCGCTATCCAGTCTGCAGATTCTGCAGCGGCATTCGGCATTGAACCTCGCGTAGCAATGATCTCGTACTCTACCGGTACCTCTGGTCAGGGTGCAGACGTTGAGAAAGTACGCGAAGCAACACTGATTGCTCAGCAGAAACGTCCTGATCTGATGATCGACGGTCCTCTGCAGTACGACGCCGCTATCATGGAAAACGTGGCAGCTTCTAAAGCGCCAAACTCTCCAGTAGCAGGTAAAGCGACCGTATTCGTATTCCCAGACCTGAACACTGGTAACACCACTTACAAAGCGGTACAGCGTTCAGCGGATCTGGTTTCAATCGGTCCAATGCTTCAAGGTATGCGTAAGCCTGTTAACGACCTGTCTCGTGGCGCACTGGTAGACGACATCGTTTACACCGTTGCACTGACTGCGATTCAGGCAAAACAAGCGGAAGATGCAGAAGCCGTAGCTGAATAA
- a CDS encoding ATP-binding protein has protein sequence MIKSSLLGVDTLSGKLFSGIISKAGNVVSRTQYRAVIVAVLTLLPISLRAEEEHGYLSSTSLPPAGDGVSLLPLLTGIILMLLVAVVRGAITIKSLQAQIKEQRQLIRQTEKDLSIAKRSARVAHQAKRDFLSNMSHELRTPLNAILGMSQLAMDSGLEGKQQRYIKRVISSANSLLDAVNDVLDFTNVKAGNLHIEWVECNLETILTPVADALGERAQEKDVLFCVNLDMAIPKIIDADSVRLTQVLMAIGDNAVKFTEEGEVTLSVTLESCRESDVKIRFTIRDTGIGIRRKELDSLFQPFSQSDTSTSREHGGRGLGLTLARELVSLMGGELQADSRLGDGSVFSFTLPCQSGLRETSRLGGAWARALTAKSVLIVSPNATLRNNIKEPLVFAGANVSQCRDVADIEHSKHSIERGAYEHVVVDWDSVTADMKSSISTIFNSLSREQSVLLLCGKKHCLDIPDTRPNFAFNWTTTPVLPSKFMRALTEEARTIKPIKNGRSELPELELEDIPEEEVAIMDKVVLLVEDNLINQEVALGAMEALPVSVLVADNGAEAIDMVKEHHIDIILMDMQMPVVDGVTATRTIRQELDMKSLPILAMTANTDAHDVAACREAGMNEHLAKPINFELLHTKLIEWLTKDEHEEKKSEAPTEQVVVSSLAEPEPEPEPEPEPEPEPEPEPEPEPEPEPEPEPEPEPEPEKTQHTTEVNAEANANTNATTEGEETAAEPLEPKGESDAEQESADAERTRRRVNMEYDDTMFDLMVDNVPGINLGEGVQRLGGNKAKYLKILSLFLTSQKTAMEQLLSDADNSEKAILAHSCKGAGSNIGADEIAKIASGLEDKYNSGEAVTEADVNELKNLITAAIDKFDEIALSSASVEDEPAVQEEIKPLDAYLIEQINALQTSLQEFDIGVQDKMSSLSKDLPHWCNQLDEFKRLQESINQFDFLTAEEHLKALKKKTG, from the coding sequence ATGATCAAAAGCAGTTTATTGGGCGTAGACACGCTCAGCGGAAAGCTTTTCTCAGGAATTATCTCAAAGGCGGGCAATGTGGTGAGCAGAACACAATACCGGGCCGTCATTGTGGCGGTTTTAACACTGCTGCCAATATCACTGAGGGCAGAGGAAGAGCATGGCTACTTGTCTTCAACTTCTCTGCCACCAGCAGGGGATGGCGTCAGCCTACTGCCCCTTCTTACGGGCATTATCCTCATGCTCTTGGTGGCTGTGGTCCGTGGGGCTATCACCATCAAAAGCCTTCAGGCGCAAATTAAAGAGCAACGCCAGCTAATCCGGCAAACAGAGAAAGATCTTTCTATTGCTAAACGTTCAGCGCGCGTGGCACATCAGGCTAAGAGAGACTTCCTATCTAACATGTCCCATGAGCTCAGAACGCCTCTGAATGCGATTCTAGGAATGTCCCAACTTGCGATGGACAGCGGTCTTGAAGGAAAGCAGCAGCGCTATATCAAAAGGGTGATCAGCTCAGCGAATTCATTGCTTGATGCGGTAAATGACGTACTTGATTTCACCAATGTCAAAGCCGGAAACCTCCATATCGAATGGGTCGAGTGCAACCTGGAAACTATTCTTACGCCCGTTGCCGATGCATTAGGCGAGCGTGCACAGGAAAAAGATGTGTTGTTCTGCGTCAACCTCGATATGGCAATACCCAAAATAATCGATGCCGATTCGGTGCGTTTGACTCAAGTACTGATGGCGATTGGGGACAATGCGGTCAAGTTCACTGAGGAGGGAGAGGTGACGCTCTCTGTTACTCTAGAGTCCTGCCGTGAATCTGACGTAAAAATCCGCTTTACCATCCGTGACACCGGCATCGGTATCCGCCGCAAAGAACTGGACTCGCTATTTCAGCCTTTTTCTCAGTCAGATACATCAACGTCGCGCGAGCATGGCGGTCGAGGCCTTGGGCTAACCCTTGCACGCGAATTGGTTTCGCTCATGGGGGGGGAGCTTCAGGCGGATAGTAGGCTGGGTGACGGCAGTGTTTTCTCGTTCACCTTACCGTGTCAGTCAGGCCTTCGTGAAACGTCGAGACTTGGCGGCGCTTGGGCAAGGGCGTTGACCGCCAAGAGCGTATTGATTGTGTCGCCAAATGCCACCCTTCGAAACAACATCAAGGAGCCTTTGGTTTTTGCAGGCGCGAATGTCAGTCAATGCCGTGATGTGGCTGACATCGAACACAGTAAACACAGTATCGAACGAGGTGCCTACGAGCACGTGGTGGTAGATTGGGATTCAGTCACGGCGGATATGAAGTCCAGTATTTCGACCATTTTTAACAGCCTGTCGCGGGAGCAATCTGTGCTGCTTCTGTGCGGGAAAAAACATTGTCTGGATATCCCGGATACCAGACCAAACTTTGCCTTCAATTGGACCACCACGCCGGTACTCCCATCTAAATTCATGCGTGCCTTAACCGAAGAAGCGCGCACGATCAAACCCATTAAAAATGGGCGTTCTGAACTACCAGAGCTAGAGCTGGAAGACATCCCGGAAGAAGAAGTCGCCATTATGGATAAGGTGGTGCTACTGGTTGAAGATAACCTCATCAATCAGGAAGTCGCGCTGGGCGCTATGGAAGCTCTGCCAGTGAGCGTGTTGGTTGCAGATAATGGCGCGGAAGCTATCGACATGGTGAAAGAGCATCATATCGATATCATCTTGATGGACATGCAAATGCCAGTAGTGGATGGGGTAACGGCTACCCGGACTATTCGTCAGGAACTCGACATGAAGTCCTTGCCAATACTTGCCATGACGGCGAATACCGACGCCCACGATGTAGCTGCCTGTCGTGAGGCTGGTATGAATGAGCACCTAGCAAAACCGATTAACTTTGAATTGCTTCACACAAAGCTAATTGAATGGCTCACAAAAGATGAACACGAAGAGAAGAAATCTGAGGCGCCGACTGAACAGGTTGTGGTTTCATCACTTGCAGAGCCAGAGCCAGAGCCAGAGCCAGAGCCAGAGCCAGAGCCAGAGCCAGAGCCAGAGCCAGAGCCAGAGCCAGAGCCAGAGCCAGAGCCAGAGCCAGAGCCAGAGCCAGAGCCAGAAAAAACACAGCACACCACGGAAGTAAACGCAGAGGCAAATGCAAATACCAATGCGACGACGGAAGGGGAAGAGACCGCCGCCGAACCACTGGAACCCAAAGGGGAGTCAGATGCAGAGCAGGAATCTGCAGATGCTGAACGGACCCGAAGGAGAGTCAACATGGAATACGATGACACAATGTTTGACCTTATGGTCGATAACGTACCAGGTATTAATCTCGGCGAAGGGGTACAGCGACTGGGCGGCAATAAAGCCAAATATCTTAAAATCTTGTCGCTTTTCCTGACCTCTCAGAAAACGGCGATGGAGCAGTTACTGTCTGATGCAGACAACAGCGAAAAAGCGATATTAGCCCATTCATGTAAAGGGGCGGGAAGTAATATTGGTGCCGATGAAATCGCCAAGATAGCTTCCGGACTTGAGGACAAATACAACTCGGGCGAAGCTGTCACTGAAGCGGATGTGAATGAACTGAAAAACCTGATCACGGCTGCTATTGATAAATTTGATGAAATCGCTTTAAGCTCAGCGTCAGTGGAAGATGAGCCAGCCGTCCAAGAAGAAATTAAGCCATTAGATGCGTATCTGATTGAACAAATAAATGCTTTACAGACAAGCCTACAAGAGTTTGATATAGGCGTGCAGGATAAGATGTCTTCGCTGTCAAAAGACCTTCCACATTGGTGCAACCAGCTCGATGAGTTCAAGCGTCTGCAGGAGTCAATCAATCAGTTCGACTTCCTGACAGCAGAAGAGCATCTTAAGGCACTGAAGAAGAAAACCGGATAA
- a CDS encoding response regulator, whose product MVSPENNSKKRATILVVDDTPENLVFVSEMLKEDYEVKAATNGQTALAIVEKFPIDLILLDVVMPGMDGYEVCRQIKGKKGGSDIPVIFLTSKSKAEDQEFGFSVGAADYIKKPLSPPITMARIRIHLENKASKDFLHDQNEFLEAEVQRRVKELSVIQDVTINALASLAETRDQETGNHIVRTQYYVKILADQLYLRGKYPDIVTPEYVTMVFKTAPLHDIGKVGIPDAILLKPGKLTADEFEIMKTHAKLGYDAIVKAEEEVDAHYPFLSAAKEIAYGHHEKWDGSGYPQGLAGEDIPLSARLMAVADVFDALVSKRIYKSAMTNDQAFDIIREGRGSHFDPLLVDIMFEMQSDFIKIAETYRD is encoded by the coding sequence ATGGTGTCACCGGAAAACAACTCAAAGAAGCGCGCAACCATATTGGTCGTCGATGATACTCCAGAGAACCTTGTATTCGTGAGTGAAATGCTCAAAGAGGATTACGAGGTAAAAGCGGCAACCAACGGTCAAACAGCCCTTGCCATCGTTGAAAAATTTCCCATCGACTTAATTTTGTTGGATGTCGTCATGCCGGGCATGGACGGCTACGAAGTGTGTCGTCAAATCAAGGGCAAGAAAGGCGGAAGTGATATTCCGGTTATCTTTCTGACTTCTAAGTCAAAAGCCGAAGATCAGGAATTTGGCTTTTCTGTTGGCGCGGCAGACTACATCAAAAAGCCTCTCAGCCCGCCCATCACTATGGCTCGCATACGCATCCATTTAGAGAACAAAGCGTCTAAAGATTTTTTGCATGATCAAAATGAATTTCTGGAAGCGGAAGTTCAGCGTCGGGTTAAAGAACTCAGTGTCATTCAGGATGTTACCATCAATGCACTCGCAAGCTTGGCGGAGACACGCGACCAGGAAACCGGTAACCACATTGTTCGTACCCAGTACTATGTAAAAATCCTTGCAGACCAGCTCTATCTACGTGGTAAATATCCTGACATAGTAACGCCCGAATACGTCACTATGGTGTTCAAAACAGCGCCACTTCATGACATCGGTAAAGTCGGTATCCCAGACGCAATCTTGCTGAAACCGGGCAAACTGACGGCCGATGAATTCGAGATCATGAAAACTCACGCCAAACTTGGCTACGACGCGATAGTGAAGGCGGAGGAAGAAGTAGACGCTCATTATCCATTCCTGAGCGCAGCGAAAGAAATCGCCTATGGTCACCATGAAAAGTGGGACGGCTCAGGCTATCCTCAGGGTTTGGCGGGCGAAGACATTCCGCTAAGTGCCCGATTAATGGCGGTTGCTGATGTGTTTGATGCTTTGGTTAGTAAGCGGATTTACAAATCAGCGATGACCAATGACCAGGCGTTTGACATTATCCGGGAAGGCAGAGGTTCGCATTTCGACCCTCTGTTGGTCGATATTATGTTTGAAATGCAATCAGACTTTATAAAGATCGCAGAGACTTACAGAGACTGA
- a CDS encoding LysE family translocator yields MLVLSGDEVASAVDIAMLAVFIPTFFFVSVTPGMCMTLAMTLGMSIGVRRSMHMMWGELIGVGLVSLASVAGVAAIMLNYPELFAILKYLGGAYLFYLGVQMWLSKGKMAIPQDFNSNSETSPLTLAMQGFVTAVANPKGWAFMISLLPPFINPSLALTPQLSVLIGIILLTEFGCLLLYASGGRTLRHFLQKSGNVRMMNRIAGSLMMGVGVWLAVG; encoded by the coding sequence ATGCTTGTATTGTCCGGAGATGAAGTGGCATCTGCAGTTGATATCGCCATGTTGGCAGTGTTTATTCCCACGTTCTTTTTTGTATCGGTAACGCCGGGTATGTGCATGACTTTGGCAATGACCTTGGGCATGAGTATTGGTGTGCGCCGCAGCATGCATATGATGTGGGGTGAGTTAATTGGTGTGGGCTTGGTCTCGCTGGCATCCGTTGCTGGCGTGGCGGCGATCATGCTCAATTACCCAGAGCTTTTTGCGATTCTGAAGTACTTGGGTGGCGCTTATCTGTTTTACCTTGGCGTTCAGATGTGGCTATCTAAAGGGAAAATGGCGATTCCTCAGGACTTCAATTCAAACTCAGAAACGTCTCCGCTTACGCTAGCGATGCAAGGCTTCGTCACCGCCGTTGCCAACCCGAAAGGCTGGGCGTTTATGATTTCGCTGTTACCACCGTTTATTAACCCTTCACTCGCCTTAACGCCTCAGCTATCAGTGCTTATTGGAATCATCTTACTGACGGAGTTTGGTTGCCTGTTACTTTATGCGTCGGGTGGTCGCACACTACGTCATTTCCTGCAAAAAAGCGGTAACGTACGTATGATGAACCGCATCGCGGGCTCATTGATGATGGGCGTGGGTGTTTGGTTGGCGGTAGGCTGA
- a CDS encoding FG-GAP repeat protein, which translates to MYIYLKIVFFMAVPVLTGCPELVLWQERSTPKDEVSSSSLSAFNIISVSPANSSSPTAYIGRVEFEWDAAGENNESPISYSICQKDPSQSQGCLELASVTNALSLNVDIGGALSAVQGDYFIRASRDGLQKDSNEISIVNTVANQLIGYIKASNAESLDEYGSSIALSEDGNTLVVGAANESSNATGVNGDEADNSSASSGAVYVYRRQGGVWSKQAYIKPSILDSGDNFGKSVSLSADGNTLSVTAPGEDSSTNSINSDASDNGGDGNGAVYVFRYSAGTWNQQAYIKPSNSGSRDAFGNAGQLSEDGNTLAVCARNEDSNAIGIDGDGSNNLASNSGAVYVFRFDGSDWAQDAYIKASNTEANDTFCFGLAISGDGNTLASGAWSEDSDTIGIDGDQSNNDAVNAGAVYVFRYDLALGWQQESYIKASNTGNGDRFGNLVDLNQDGTVLVATSFYEDSDGSGVNGDQSNNASSNSGAAYVFRYSAGSWMQEAFIKMENADSFDRFGESVALSGDGGTLVIASAGDDSNAIGIDGEQTDNSNTNTGSAAVYRYDNSVWTFSHYLKGTATDDEDNFGASIALSEDGSRIAISADLESSSALDINGDPTDNSATNSGAVYLF; encoded by the coding sequence ATGTATATTTATCTTAAAATAGTCTTTTTTATGGCTGTACCTGTGTTGACGGGTTGTCCCGAATTAGTGCTATGGCAAGAGAGAAGCACGCCCAAGGATGAAGTAAGTTCATCATCTTTAAGTGCCTTTAATATTATCTCGGTTTCTCCAGCCAATTCTTCTTCCCCAACTGCTTACATTGGTAGGGTGGAATTTGAGTGGGATGCTGCAGGAGAAAATAACGAGTCTCCCATTTCCTACTCCATATGTCAGAAAGATCCCTCTCAGAGCCAAGGATGTTTGGAACTTGCATCTGTCACCAATGCACTGAGCCTGAATGTCGATATTGGTGGAGCCCTGAGCGCTGTTCAAGGTGATTATTTTATAAGAGCCTCCCGAGATGGATTACAGAAAGACTCGAACGAAATTTCTATTGTAAACACAGTAGCAAATCAGCTTATTGGCTACATCAAAGCATCAAACGCAGAAAGTCTGGACGAGTATGGGTCATCAATTGCACTGAGTGAGGATGGCAATACGCTCGTGGTCGGTGCGGCCAATGAGAGCTCAAATGCAACCGGCGTCAATGGAGATGAAGCGGATAACTCATCAGCCAGTTCTGGTGCTGTGTATGTCTATCGACGACAAGGCGGTGTCTGGTCAAAACAAGCGTATATCAAACCCTCGATACTGGATAGCGGAGACAACTTTGGTAAGAGCGTTTCGCTTAGCGCTGATGGAAACACCCTGTCAGTCACCGCCCCAGGCGAAGATTCTTCAACGAATAGTATCAACAGCGATGCTTCTGACAATGGTGGAGATGGCAATGGCGCAGTTTATGTCTTTCGGTATTCAGCTGGTACTTGGAACCAGCAAGCTTACATCAAGCCATCCAACTCAGGCTCGAGGGATGCGTTTGGGAATGCTGGCCAACTGAGTGAGGATGGGAATACGTTGGCAGTATGTGCAAGAAATGAAGACTCAAATGCGATAGGCATTGATGGTGATGGCTCCAATAATTTGGCTTCAAATTCGGGAGCTGTTTATGTTTTTCGGTTTGATGGCAGTGATTGGGCTCAAGACGCTTACATCAAGGCGTCTAATACCGAGGCAAATGACACCTTTTGTTTTGGTTTAGCGATAAGTGGTGATGGAAACACCCTTGCATCAGGAGCATGGTCAGAAGACTCCGACACCATTGGCATTGATGGGGACCAGTCAAATAACGATGCTGTTAACGCGGGAGCCGTTTATGTTTTTCGTTACGACTTGGCATTAGGGTGGCAGCAGGAATCTTATATTAAAGCGTCTAACACCGGAAATGGTGACAGGTTTGGTAATTTAGTCGATCTTAATCAAGACGGAACAGTGCTGGTTGCGACATCGTTTTATGAAGATTCTGATGGTTCTGGTGTCAATGGAGACCAGTCCAACAATGCATCAAGTAACTCCGGCGCTGCTTACGTGTTTAGATATAGTGCCGGAAGCTGGATGCAAGAAGCATTCATTAAAATGGAAAACGCAGACAGTTTTGACCGTTTTGGAGAATCGGTGGCGTTAAGCGGTGATGGGGGAACGCTTGTCATCGCATCGGCAGGGGATGACTCAAACGCTATTGGTATAGACGGGGAACAAACCGATAACTCGAACACAAATACCGGCTCGGCTGCCGTCTATCGCTATGATAATTCAGTGTGGACTTTCAGCCATTACCTCAAAGGAACCGCCACAGATGATGAAGATAATTTCGGAGCATCTATCGCCTTGAGTGAAGATGGCTCGCGTATCGCGATTAGTGCCGATCTTGAATCTTCTTCTGCCTTAGACATCAACGGTGATCCCACGGATAATAGTGCCACCAACTCAGGAGCTGTCTATCTCTTCTAG